TCAGAAACAAAGACAGACGCTTATCTGGATCCAGTCTCGAGTCCTCCCAGCTCCTCTTTCAAAGCGTGGAGGTCCCCCAAGAGAAGTTCTGCGCTCGGCCTCTCGGGAGCAAGGGCCGCCCAGCAGCGCTGGACAATGCCCGCCAGCGTCTTCCTGGGGACCGAGTCGGTGAAGATGGGTGCCCGGAGGGCGGGCCGGAGGTGGTAGGCCACCACGGCGTAGAGCACGTGCTGCCGCTCCCCCGAGAAGGGCGCCTCCCGCGTGCTCATCTGCCAGAGGGTGATGGCGAAGGAGTAGATGTCGGCCTTGGGTGTAACAGGCTCTCCTTTGAGGAGCTCCGGGGCTCGGTGAGTGTAGGTGCCACCCAGGTGGTGAGGCGTTCGCGGGCTCCGCAGGTCATCCAGCCTCGCGGAGCAGCCGAAGTCCCCGATCTTGCAGACGTCCTGCTCACTGATGAGGATGTTGGCCGGCTTGAGGTCCAAGTGCACAATGCTTTGCGCGTGGAGGAACAGCAGGCCGCTGACCACGTCTAGGGAGTACTTTAGACACCTCTCCAAGCCCAGCTGCATGCCTGAGTCCCCGGGGCAGCCGGTGGGGCCGTAGATGACCTGGTGCAAGGTGATATTGCCCCCGAACTCCATGATGACAGTCCCCAGGCTGTCAAAACCCGGGGGCGGGTGCGTGCTGGCCGCCAGCACGCGCACGATGTTAGCATGGCACAGCCGGGCCGCGTTGAGCTCGGCCCAGAAGCTGCGCCTTGACGCCCGCGGGTTCTTGGAGCACCGGCTCACCTGCTTGACGGCCACGCGCACGCCGTGGTAGGTGGCCTCGTACACCGAGCCAAAGCCACCCGCGCCCAGCCTCCGTAGCAGACACACCTGCTCCCAGTCGATGGAACACCAGGCCAGCCGGCGCCGGAGGCGCCGGGCCCGCGGCGGGATGCGACCCAAGAGTTCGCAGGGGCTGCTGCAGGGCCGCGAGTCCCCCGACGACGGCGAGAGGTCGCCGGGCAGGTGAGGGCGCCGCGGGAGGGGCGAGGGCATCTCTCCTGCAGCGCGGACCCCGCGGGGGCGCAGGTGAGCCGGCCTGGAACAAGGGACCCCGCCGGCCTGCAGGCATCACTGGAGGCTGCCCCTGCGCTCCACCCGGTTGTTTGtctcctctgccttcatcttccccAAAGGAGCCACATCTGTGCGATTCCTTAGCGAGGACTTTTATCAGCTGGGGAAACCATCTGAACGCAGGCAGCACCACAACCCCATTCAGATGAAGGCATTTCCCTTGGGCACTTACAGTGAATTCTTATAAAACAAGCCCTGGAAGAGGGTTCACCGGATAAACAGTTGGACTTGCCCCAGGAATCACCCCTCTTCTACAAGTTCTTTAATTATTATAAAGTaggcttccccccacccctccccctccaagTCTCATCCACTGGGCGTCATGGGTCCTCAGATCACAATAGTGCAATGAAATTTTTTTCACACTTTGCAGGCTATAATGATTGTCAGTTTATTCTCCAGCTGCATTAAATCACTTCCAGCAGTTATTGGCAGAAAGAGTTGAAACATGAACAGCTGACACTTGTTGAACCGATTACAGGGAAAATTAGGTGCAACGTTCACAGAGGGATGAAAAATGGTAAGCTGAAAGTGATCGATCCAAACAGAATCGCTGATACAGGTCACAGCACAAATACTCTGAGTtcacaagggaaaagaaaattctCTGACACCCCATTCAGCTGATAGAGCAGATTAGCAAGACTGCTTAGCAACATACGGAGTCCTTAGCAGTCCTTGGGGTCCATGGCTGTCTGGCGCACCCAGTAAGCTCACTTGCAGAAGAGATTCTAGACTTCACAGCAAATAAGTTACAGAAGTTCTGAAGCAGAGttagaggaggaaaaagaatgaaaatgattcAGAGCCACAACCAGAGTGTCAAATAATAACAAATAGGAGAGAATCCTAGGAGAGGAAAAAtctgaagaaataaagagagTCACAGTCATATACTGTTCCTCCATATATTGTGGAAAATCAGATGTTGAAATTAAATCCAGGGTCTTGCTGTTCAGCCGTGAGTTCTTctgttctaatttttatttttaaaaaaagacagttttcatttCATACCTTTGGGGAAAAAACCAACATTAACACCCTGTTCATGAAAAAACACAGGAAGATGTTAGGATCTACCTTTTGAAAAGTCAAATGGTAAAGTTCTATCTTGACTTTATTTCTGCACTTAGAGCACATAGGTGATGTGTAAACACATTTTTCTGATGATGGGTCTATGCTTCTGAAGTATATTTGTTCCAAGAAG
The genomic region above belongs to Bos taurus isolate L1 Dominette 01449 registration number 42190680 breed Hereford chromosome 14, ARS-UCD2.0, whole genome shotgun sequence and contains:
- the MOS gene encoding proto-oncogene serine/threonine-protein kinase mos; translated protein: MPSPLPRRPHLPGDLSPSSGDSRPCSSPCELLGRIPPRARRLRRRLAWCSIDWEQVCLLRRLGAGGFGSVYEATYHGVRVAVKQVSRCSKNPRASRRSFWAELNAARLCHANIVRVLAASTHPPPGFDSLGTVIMEFGGNITLHQVIYGPTGCPGDSGMQLGLERCLKYSLDVVSGLLFLHAQSIVHLDLKPANILISEQDVCKIGDFGCSARLDDLRSPRTPHHLGGTYTHRAPELLKGEPVTPKADIYSFAITLWQMSTREAPFSGERQHVLYAVVAYHLRPALRAPIFTDSVPRKTLAGIVQRCWAALAPERPSAELLLGDLHALKEELGGLETGSR